One Catharus ustulatus isolate bCatUst1 chromosome 2, bCatUst1.pri.v2, whole genome shotgun sequence genomic window carries:
- the POLQ gene encoding DNA polymerase theta isoform X1 — MARREDGGVSGVTTSGAASAAALRCGGSRRPGWAVPPSPAAPRRAVLSPPPGLDLSLRRSGSAGQYQQVNVPEDQADKLLLASWGLPKAVLEKYHSLGVVQMFEWQAECLMLGQVLEGKNLVYAAPTSAGKTLVAELLILKRVLETRKKALLILPFVSVVKEKKSYLQTLFQEVDVTVEGYMGSMAPAGRFSALDIAVCTIEKANGLINRLIEENKMDSLGVVVVDELHMLGDSYRGYLLELLLTKVRYVTEKVAKKHTKSTSPGFGGIQIVGMSATLPNLGLLASWLDAELYCTDFRPVPLKEWVKIGSNIYDSSMNLVREFQPKLQLKGDEDHIVSLCYETVCGGHSVLLFCPSKNWCEKLAGIIARQFCHLQQTERSAKNSALAPVVVDREGIDEVLDQLKHSISGLDSVLQRTLPWGVAFHHAGLTFDERDIIEGAFRQGLIRVLVATSTLSSGVNLPARRIIIRTPTFGGRLLDILTYKQMAGRAGRKGIDTEGESILVCKPSEKSKGAALLQGSLKPVCSCLLRREGDGVASSMKRAILEIIVGGVANTPEDVQSYASCTLLASSLKESKWENGKGQDRAQAGPIEACVAWLLENEFIQVMNSGSDVKAKVYHPTHLGSATLSSSLSPTEALEIFADLQRAMKSFVLENDLHIVYLVTPVYEEWTTIDWYQFFCLWEKLPASMKRVAELVGIEEGFLARSVKGKITAKTEKQHRQMAIHKRFFTSLALLDLISEVPLQDMTKKYRCSRGQLQSLQQSAATYAGMITVFCNRLGWHNMELLLSQFQSRLTFGVHRELCDLVRVSLLNAQRARTLYSAGFVTVTDLAKASLDDVTAALKNSVPFKSIRRAVDEDEESAEERRAMRSIWMAGMKGLTEREAASIIVEEARRLLQQDLALLGVQWNPESSLKTDTSSVISSDSELEDRLHRSDGKESAESSRVLNKRGCRVQHCYGFGSQIGNVSNIKKGYKRRLSSSTENSVFESEVLGREQAREEEGKGDLVYSARKRPNVCRGNENIEAISLVKTKTDSRTAIRKHLTEQGKTPTLRTESSTSKLIKSTDTHLSQTRNKNTSSKLQGSLLEDSNKLSVDIQKLPVFHTTISTDNFVSNQNNKEFMETDSVTREVSNSVQMEEVKIGKKDKIEGLFTELTTTNEVMPTGRTGFQAPVMLKGTPHTSVEIHSIVESRGIPASARTQRTDKTDGEQNKRNKTQIDVNCAEVRIDKHFCPDEEKTCNIQIQNCGKNGSEKSNGILLQAGALQNGNSHPKDFLKGSSVKSIGVCSADGVQIGPASHLFSYSRVFEDSIQLDTQTEMIIKQEGTAGITGQQGIQGSELAAILQQEIAEKLSGLWTENDADKRLATAARKLSFPSLTTTGNITKNTTRHCSNEVLESGDLNLQPVVKKIEPAPCLKESDFSVTDSQLHSFLQDYQTQNSVEEGSVAEDLNKATSRFGREHIVQVECQPVPETTLNMSDSLLFDDSFSNVSDLSAVHIMEVDGKDPVALLSPDGVLQNPRPVKNKFDVSDNQKECENPAQCNNVSLASLDVIAEVLDHGNSLSFLKDVPSTFPGQSGLRNSAICNNDPRPKDLVGDQGEKLQRSHQALEKNPHPAMWTGCSFELSPGLQDVLDKWPSLSGFEPVSASSSLKGELVAPIVSQEPDPVFDSDCCKPEPLPTCQESESSLKVKENKMGNSDLQKTESIMLQLKGSNRTSCPAPDSNNGFIPLTLPKKRFPKSSISISVKSARKGQVTCKNEGQTIQLQRNSEGNADQQVKTFPVNLGCLDPTETDEIKDDSTIDQGFSLQLSQDVFPFVPLSAESFTIVDVASDKALFQTFVEEWKEKSRFSISVACERTKCLLSPKSTIGGKFKTVSSPQWMQVKDDGFPVQGCEDILVVGLAVCWGGKDAYYISLQQIQDQTEISLSLAPPPLDQNLSVAERLNHLQLFLQKKPKKHRSLIMYDFIQHYKTLLMACGISLEGSFEDPKVACWLLDSGSKEHTLHNMVTNFLPSELSLLEGVGTGQGVQSLGLSASRDQSGRYRAAIESVLVFSIMDQLHKELQKENLTDVFSKLEMPTHYCLALLELNGIGFSTTACETQKQVMQAKLRQIETKAYQLAGHSFSLTSPDDIAEVLFLELKLPQNGDVKVQENRRTLGYIRRSTAKGNRVRLSKQFSTTKDVLEKLKTLHPLPGLILEWRRINNTIAKVVFPLQREKRFNSALGMERIYPISQTHTATGRVTFTEPNIQNVPRDFEIEMPTVVEESPPSQVHGNVNSCAALGVRCRKHSSILSNGLKVPAANKSEERRIPFSVSMRHAFVPFTGGLILAADYSQLELRILAHLSCDCRLIQALNGGTDVFKSIAADWKMIDPKAVGDRTRQQAKQICYGIIYGIGAKSLGEQMGIDENEAANYIESFKSRYTGVQKFLRETVQSCRRDGFVQTILGRRRYLPAIKDPNPYSKAHAERQAVNTTVQGSAADIVKTATVNIQRRLEAFSSLIKSHGHLESSGELLPLGKTGKLLRRRNAGMLHPIRGGFFILQLHDELLYEVAQDDVIQVAQIVKHEMENAIKLSVKLNVKVKIGPSWGDLQDLEL, encoded by the exons TGCAGATGTTTGAATGGCAAGCTGAATGCCTGATGCTTGGACAAGTTCTGGAAGGGAAGAACCTTGTTTATGCAG ctccTACCAGTGCTGGAAAGACTCTTGTCGCAGAATTGCTTATTTTGAAGCGAGTCCTGGAGACTCGTAAGAAAGCTCTTCTCATCCTTCCCTTTGTCTCTGTGGTCAAGGAGAAGAAGAGTTACCTGCAG ACCCTGTTTCAGGAGGTGGATGTGACAGTTGAAGGCTACATGGGAAGCATGGCTCCAGCTGGACGTTTCTCTGCTCTAGATATTGCTGTCTGCACCATTGAGAAAGCCAATGGACTAATCAACAGGCTcatagaagaaaacaaaatggacTCATTGG GAGTAGTGGTTGTGGATGAGTTGCACATGCTGGGAGACTCTTATCGAGGATACCTCCTGGAACTCCTCCTGACCAAAGTGAGATATGTTACAGAGAAGGTAGCAAAAAA ACATACAAAGAGCACCAGTCCTGGTTTTGGTGGGATACAGATAGTAGGCATGAGTGCTACCCTCCCTAACCTGGGACTCCTGGCCTCGTGGTTAGATGCAGAACTGTACTGTACAGATTTCCGCCCTGTGCCCCTCAAGGAGTGGGTGAAAATTGGCAGCAACATATATGACTCCTCCATGAATTTAGTGCGAGAATTCCAGCCCAAGCTGCAACTGAAG GGAGATGAAGATCATATTGTAAGCCTGTGTTATGAGACTGTTTGTGGTGGCCATTCGGTCCTGCTCTTCTGTCCATCCAAGAACTGGTGTGAGAAGCTGGCAGGCATCATTGCCAGGCAGTTCTGCCATTTGCAACAAACTGAGA GATCTGCAAAAAACTCGGCCCTTGCCCCAGTTGTTGTGGACAGAGAAGGGATCGATGAAGTCCTGGATCAGTTAAAGCATTCGATTTCAGGCCTGGATTCTGTGCTCCAGCGTACTTTGCCATGGGGAGTCGCATTTCATCATGCAG GTCTGACTTTTGACGAGCGAGACATCATTGAGGGAGCCTTTCGGCAGGGCCTAATCCGAGTCCTGGTAGCGACCTCCACGCTCTCGTCGGGAGTGAACCTTCCTGCCCGCCGCATCATCATCCGGACACCCACCTTTGGTGGCAGACTGCTGGACATCCTCACCTACAAGCAGATGGCTGGAAGGGCTGGCAGGAAAGGGATAGACACAGAGG GTGAGAGCATTTTAGTCTGTAAGCCTTCAGAGAAATCAAAAGGTGCTGCTCTACTTCAGGGATCTCTCAAGCCTGTTTGCAGCTGTTTGCTTAGAAGAGAAGGGGATGGTGTTGCTTCTAGCATGAAAAGAGCAATACTTGAG ATCATAGTGGGGGGAGTAGCCAACACTCCAGAGGATGTGCAGTCCTACGCCTCTTGCACTCTGCTTGCATCCAGcttgaaagaaagcaaatgggaaaatgggaaagggcAAGACAGAGCACAGGCTGGACCTATCGAGGCTTGTGTGGCATGGCTACTGGAAAATGAATTCATTCAGGTTATGAACTCTGGCAGTGATGTGAAAG caaaggTTTATCATCCAACACATCTTGGCTCAGCTactctttcctcttctctttcacCAACTGAAGCCTTGGAAATCTTTGCTGACCTGCAGCGAGCTATGAAAAGTTTTGTTCTGGAGAATGATCTGCATATTGTCTATTTG GTCACCCCAGTGTATGAGGAGTGGACCACAATTGATTGGTACCAGTTTTTCTGCTTATGGGAGAAGCTGCCTGCCTCAATGAAACGTGTGGCTGAGCTGGTGGGGATTGAAGAAGGCTTTCTAGCTCGCTCTGTGAAGGGCAAAATCACAGCtaaaacagagaaacagcacAGACAGATGGCCATCCACAAAAG ATTTTTCACAAGCCTTGCCCTTCTGGATTTAATTAGTGAGGTTCCTTTACAAGATATGACCAAGAAATACCGCTGTAGTCGTGGTCAGCTTCAATCCCTGCAGCAATCTGCTGCCACTTATGCAG GAATGATAACAGTTTTCTGTAATCGACTGGGCTGGCACAACATGGAGCTATTGCTCTCTCAGTTCCAGAGCCGTCTCACTTTTGGGGTACACAGGGAGCTTTGTGATCTGGTCCGAGTGTCCCTGCTGAATGCACAGCGTGCCAGGACACTTTACTCTGCTGGCTTTGTCACCGTGACTGATCTTGCTAAAGCCAGTCTTGATGATGTGACAGCTGCTCTGAAGAACTCAGTACCATTTAAAAG TATTCGCAGGGCTGTGGATGAGGATGAAGAGTCAGCAGAGGAGCGTCGGGCCATGCGCAGCATCTGGATGGCTGGAATGAAGGGCTTAACTGAACGAGAAGCAGCCTCCATCATTGTGGAGGAAGCCAGGAGACttctgcagcaggatttggcACTGTTGGGTGTGCAGTGGAACCCAGAGTCTTCTCTCAAGACTGATACATCCTCTGTGATCAGCAGTGATTCAGAACTGGAAGACAGACTGCATAGATCAGATGGAAAGGAGTCTGCTGAGTCTTCAAGGGTGTTAAACAAAAGAGGGTGCAGAGTTCAACACTGTTATGGCTTTGGTTCTCAGATTGGAAATGtatcaaatattaaaaagggATATAAAAGGCGACTGAGCAGTAGCACAGAAAACTCTGTATTTGAGAGTGAAGTCTTGGGCAGGGAACAGGCTCGAGAAGAGGAAGGCAAGGGTGATCTTGTGTACAGTGCTAGAAAACGGCCAAATGTgtgcagaggaaatgaaaacataGAAGCAATTTCTCTGGTCAAAACCAAGACGGATTCCAGAACAGCAATCCGAAAGCACCTTACTGAGCAAGGAAAAACACCAACATTGAGAACAGAGTCTTCAACCTCTAAATTGATTAAAAGCACAGATACACATTTAAGTCAGACTAGGAACAAAAATACCTCTTCAAAACTGCAGGGGTCACTTCTTGAAGATTCAAATAAGCTTAGCGTAGACATACAAAAGCTGCCTGTTTTCCACACCACTATCTCTAcagataattttgtttcaaaccAAAATAATAAGGAATTTATGGAAACAGATTCTGTAACTCGTGAAGTCTCAAATTCTGTACAGATGGAGGAAGTTAAGATTGGGAAGAAAGATAAAATTGAAGGACTATTTACAGAACTTACCACCACTAATGAAGTCATGCCTACGGGGAGAACAGGTTTTCAGGCACCTGTTATGCTGAAGGGTACTCCACACACCAGTGTGGAGATACACAGTATTGTAGAAAGTAGAGGAATACCTGCTAGTGCTAGGACACAGAGAACTGACAAAACTGATGGTGAGcagaataaaaggaataaaactcaAATAGATGTGAACTGTGCTGAGGTGAGGATTGATAAGCATTTTTGTCCTGATGAGGAGAAAACCTGCAATATTCAGATTCAGAATTGTGGCAAAAATGGGAGTGAAAAGTCCAATGGAATATTGCTACaagctggagcactgcagaatGGCAACAGCCATCCTAAAGATTTTCTGAAAGGGTCTTCAGTAAAATCCATAGGTGTTTGCAGTGCAGATGGTGTTCAGATTGGTCCAGCCTCTCATCTGTTTTCTTACTCTAGAGTCTTTGAAGATAGCATCCAGTTGGATACTCAAACTGAAATGATAATAAAACAggagggaacagctggaatcACAGGACAGCAGGGTATACAAGGTTCAGAGCTGGCAGCAATACTACAGCAGGAAATAGCAGAAAAACTAAGCGGTTTATGGACTGAGAATGATGCTGATAAAAGGCTGGCTACAGCAGCTAGGAAACTGAGCTTCCCAAGTCTTACCACAACAGGTAACATTACAAAAAACACAACTCGGCACTGTAGTAATGAAGTTTTGGAGTCTGGAGACCTTAATTTACAACCTGTAGTGAAGAAAATAGAACCTGCACCTTGCCTTAAAGAAAGCGATTTCTCAGTGACTGACTCACAACTACACAGTTTTCTGCAAGATTACCAGACCCAAAATTCAGTGGAAGAGGGGAGTGTGGCTGAAGACCTGAATAAAGCAACCTCCCGTTTTGGTAGAGAACACATTGTACAAGTAGAATGTCAACCTGTCCCTGAAACAACCCTAAATATGAGTGATAGCTTGCTGTTTGATGATAGCTTCAGTAATGTTAGTGACCTTTCAGCTGTTCACATCATGGAAGTTGATGGAAAGGACCCTGTGGCTTTGCTTTCTCCAGATGGTGTTTTGCAGAATCCAAGGCCTGTTAAGAATAAATTTGATGTCAGTGACAATCAGAAAGAATGTGAGAATCCTGCACAGTGTAACAATGTGTCTCTAGCATCCTTGGATGTAATAGCAGAAGTTTTAGACCATGGAAACTCCCTGTCTTTTCTGAAAGATGTTCCTTCTACATTTCCAGGTCAGTCAGGATTAAGAAACTCTGCCATTTGTAACAATGATCCCAGACCAAAGGATTTAGTAGGAGATCAAGGTGAAAAGCTCCAGAGAAGCCACCAAGCTTTGGAGAAGAACCCTCATCCAGCAATGTGGACTGGATGCTCGTTTGAACTAAGCCCAGGATTGCAGGATGTGTTGGACAAATGGCCTAGCCTCTCAGGCTTTGAACCAGTTTCAGCAAGTTCCAGTTTGAAAGGAGAGTTAGTTGCTCCTATTGTTAGTCAAGAACCAGATCCAGTTTTTGATTCTGACTGTTGTAAGCCAGAACCTTTGCCTACTTGCCAGGAATCAGAAAGCTCTTTAAAggttaaagaaaacaaaatgggaaACTCAGatcttcagaaaacagaaagcatAATGCTTCAGCTCAAGGGAAGCAATAGAACATCGTGTCCTGCACCAGATAGTAATAATGggtttattcctttaacactcCCCAAAAAGCGTTTTCCAAAAAGTTCTATTTCTATCTCTGTGAAATCTGCAAGAAAGGGACAAGTCACCTGCAAGAATGAAGGGCAGACGATTCAGCTACAGAGGAATAGTGAGGGCAATGCAGACCAGCAGGTAAAAACATTCCCGGTCAATCTTGGATGTCTAGACCCAACTGAGACAGATGAGATAAAAGATGATTCCACTATAGACCAAGGCTTTTCACTGCAGCTATCTCAGgatgtttttccatttgttccCTTAAGTGCTGAAAGTTTCACAATTGTTGATGTAGCAAGCGACAAAGCACTTTTCCAGACTTTTGTTGAGGaatggaaggagaaaagcagattCTCCATCTCAGTGGCATGTGAAAGAACAAAGTGCCTTTTGTCTCCAAAATCAACAATTGGTGGCAAATTCAAAACAG TGAGTTCTCCTCAGTGGATGCAAGTTAAAGATGATGGATTTCCTGTCCAAGGATGCGAAGACATCTTGGTAGTTGGACTGGCAGTGTGTTGGGGTGGAAAAGATGCCTATTATATCTCTTTGCAGCAGATCCAAGACCAGACTG AAATCAGTCTGAGTTTGGCACCACCACCTTTGGACCAAAACCTATCTGTGGCAGAGAGACTGAACCAtctgcagctgttcctgcagaagAAGCCCAAGAAACATCGCTCACTTATCATGTATGACTTTATTCAGCACTACAAAACTCTGCTCATGGCTTGTGGCATCTCCTTGGAAGGAAGTTTTGAGGACCCAAAG GTTGCATGTTGGCTGCTAGATTCTGGCTCCAAGGAACATACCCTTCACAATATGGTGACCAACTTTCTCCCCAGTGAGCTGTCCCTCCTGGAAGGAGTAGGCACTGGCCAAGGggtgcagagcctggggctgagcGCCAGCAGAGACCAGTCTGGGCGGTACAGAGCAGCCATAGAGTCTGTGCTTGTCTTCAGTATCATGGACCAACTCCACAAGGaattacagaaggaaaatttgACAG ATGTATTTTCTAAACTGGAGATGCCCACCCATTATTgtttggctctgctggagctgaatGGCATTGGTTTCAGCACAACAGCCTGTGAAACCCAGAAACAGGTCATGCAGGCTAAACTGAGACAGATTGAGACCAAGGCATATcagctggcagggcacagcttcTCCTTGACCAGCCCTGATGACATTGCAGAG GTGTTGTTCCTGGAGCTGAAGTTGCCACAAAACGGAGATGTGAAAGTCCAAGAGAACAGGAGAACCCTGGGTTACATCAGAAGATCAACTGCTAAAGGAAACAGGGTTAGGCTAAGCAAGCAGTTCAGTACAACCAAG GATGTTTTGGAGAAATTAAAGACACTTCACCCGTTGCCAGGGCTGATACTGGAATGGAGGAGGATCAACAATACCATTGCTAAAGTGGTGTTTCCACTACAGCGGGAGAAGCGATTCAATTCTGCACTGGGAATGGAGAGGATATATCCAATTTCACAGACTCACACAGCTACAG GTCGAGTAACCTTCACAGAGCCAAATATCCAGAATGTGCCAAGAGATTTTGAGATCGAAATGCCAACTGTGGTTGAAGAAAGCCCACCCTCCCAAGTCCATGGAAATGTTAATTCTTGTGCTGCTTTGGGGGTCAG atgCAGAAAGCATTCTAGTATTTTGTCTAATGGGCTAAAGGTTCCAGCTGCAAACAAATCTGAAGAAAGACGAATACCATTTTCTGTTAGCATGAGGCATGCTTTTGTTCCTTTCACAG GTGGCTTAATCTTGGCTGCTGATTACTCTCAGCTGGAACTGAGGATCCTTGCTCATTTGTCTTGTGACTGTCGCCTCATTCAAGCTTTGAATGGTGGTACTGATGTCTTTAAGAGCATTGCAGCAGACTGGAAAATGATTGATCCCAAAGCTGTTGGAGACAGGACCAGGCAACAAGCTAAGCAG ATTTGCTATGGAATCATTTATGGAATAGGAGCAAAATCTTTAGGCGAGCAGATGGGGATTGATGAAAATGAAGCTGCCAACTATATTGAATCCTTCAAATCAAGATACACAG GGGTTCAGAAATTCTTGAGGGAgacagtgcagagctgcagaagggaTGGGTTTGTGCAGACCATCCTGGGGAGACGGCGATACCTGCCAGCTATCAAAGACCCAAATCCCTACAGTAAAGCTCAT GCAGAGCGCCAGGCTGTGAATACAACTGTTCAGGGATCTGCTGCAGATATTGTCAAAACAGCCACTGTGAATATTCAGAGACGCCTGGAAGCTTTCTCCTCTCTGATCAAGTCCCATGGTCATCTGGAGAGCTCTGGAGAGCTCCTTCCCCTTGGGAAGACTG